The following are encoded together in the Triticum dicoccoides isolate Atlit2015 ecotype Zavitan chromosome 6B, WEW_v2.0, whole genome shotgun sequence genome:
- the LOC119325700 gene encoding eukaryotic initiation factor 4A-III homolog B produces MAAAGGATTSTRRGPGGGGRPMDDENLTFETSAGVEVVGSFDAMGIREDLLRGIYGYGFEKPSAIQQRAVIPIITGRDVIAQAQSGTGKTSMISLSVCQVIETNVHEVQALILSPTRELATQTERVMQAVGNFMSVSVHACVGGKSIGEDIRKLESGVHVVSGTPGRVCDMIKRRTLRTRAIKLLVLDEADEMLSRGFKDQIYDVYRYLPPELQVVLISATLPHDILEITSKFMTDPVRILVKRDELTLEGIKQFFVAVEKEEWKFDTLCDLYDTLTITQAVIFCNTKRKVDWLTERMRTNNFTVSAMHGDMPQKERDAIMSEFRGGTTRVLITTDVWARGLDVQQVSLVINYDLPNNRELYIHRIGRSGRFGRKGVAINFVRKDDIRILRDIEQYYSTQIDEMPMNVADLI; encoded by the exons atggcggcggcgggcggcgcgacgACCTCCACCAGGCGCGGGCCGGGCGGCGGGGGCCGGCCGATGGACGACGAGAACCTGACCTTCGAGACCTCGGCGGGGGTGGAGGTCGTCGGCAGCTTCGACGCCATGGGGATCCGGGAGGACCTCCTCCGCGGCATCTACGGCTACGGCTTCGAGAAGCCCTCCGCCATCCAGCAGCGGGCCGTCATCCCCATCATCACTGGCCGCGACGTCATCGCCCAGGCCCAGTCCGGCACCGGCAAGACCTCCATGATCTCCCTCTCCGTCTGCCAGGTCATCGAGACCAACGTCCACGA GGTGCAGGCGCTGATACTGTCGCCAACTAGGGAACTTGCGACACAAACAGAGAGGGTGATGCAGGCTGTTGGTAACTTCATGAGCGTCTCTGTGCACGCCTGTGTTGGTGGCAAAAGTATCGGCGAGGACATTAGGAAGCTCGAGTCTGGAGTGCATGTTGTTTCAGGAACCCCCGGCAGAGTATGCGATATGATCAAGAGAAGGACCTTGCGCACAAGAGCCATCAAGCTCCTAGTCCTG GACGAAGCCGATGAGATGTTGAGCAGAGGTTTCAAGGATCAGATATATGATGTCTACAGATATCTTCCCCCAGAACTTCAG GTTGTTTTGATCTCTGCAACTCTGCCCCATGACATCTTGGAGATAACTAGCAAGTTCATGACTGATCCAGTCAGGATCCTTGTAAAACGTGATGAGTTGACCCTAGAG GGCATCAAACAATTCTTTGTTGCTGTTGAGAAAGAGGAATGGAAGTTTGATACACTATGTGATCTTTATGATACACTGACCATCACCCAAGCAGTCATTTTCTGCAACACTAAGAGAAAG GTGGATTGGCTTACTGAAAGGATGCGCACCAACAACTTCACGGTGTCAGCTATGCACGGTGACATGCCTCAGAAGGAAAGGGATGCGATCATGAGTGAGTTCAGGGGTGGCACGACCCGTGTTCTGATCACAACCGATGTTTGGGCTCGAGGGCTGGATGTCCAGCAG GTCTCTCTTGTCATTAATTACGATCTCCCCAACAACCGTGAGCTTTACATCCATCGTATTGGTCGCTCTGGGCGTTTTGGGCGCAAG GGTGTGGCCATCAACTTTGTGCGCAAGGACGACATCCGTATCCTTCGGGACATCGAGCAGTACTACAGCACGCAGATCGACGAGATGCCCATGAACGTCGCTGATCTTATCTGA